In Chthoniobacterales bacterium, the genomic stretch CGAGAAACGCATGTTGCAGGAAGCCGTTGACGCTTTGTTCGATAACGGCAGGCACGGTCGCGCCGTGACCGGCGCAGGCAATCGTCCGCTCAAATCGCTGAGCGATATGCTCAAGGGCAAGGGCGGCCGTTTCCGTCAGAACTTGTTAGGCAAGCGCGTCGATTATTCCGGCCGTTCCGTCATCGTCATTGGTCCGGAGCTCAAGCTCCACCAGTGCGGTCTGCCGAAGAAGATGGCGCTCGTTTTATTTGAGCCCTTCATCATTCGTCGGCTGAAAGACCTCGGCTACGTGCACACTGTGCGCAGCGCGAAGAAGATGATCGAACGCCAGACGCCTGAAGTCTGGGACATTCTCGAGGAAGTGACAAAGGGCCACCCGGTTCTGTTGAACCGCGCGCCGACCCTGCACCGTCTTTCCATTCAGGCTTTTGAGCCGCAGCTCATCGAAGGTGAAGCCATCCGCATTCACCCGCTCGTTTGCACCGCCTACAACGCGGACTTCGACGGCGACCAGATGGCCGTGCACGTGCCGCTCTCGGTCGAAGCCCAGATGGAAGCGCGCATGCTCATGCTCGCGCCCAATAACATTTTCTCGCCTTCCAGCGGGAAGCCGATCACCACTCCGTCGCAGGACATTACGCTCGGTTGTTATTACCTGACGCAGAACCCGCGGCGTGCCGCTGGCAGCGAAAAGGAAACGCGCCTGCCGCTGTTTGAGAACGCGATCGAAGTCGAATTCGCGATGGCTGACGGCAAGGTCCGCGTCCACGATCGCATCCGCTACAAGAACCCGAATTTCGGAACGGAGACGGTTTACGGCAACGCGAACGATCGCGTCATCGAAACCACCGCCGGCCGCGTCATGTTCAACGAAATCTGGCCGACGGCGATGGGATTTTTCAACAAGGCGGCGGGCAAGAAGCAGCTCACCGATATCATCTGGCGTTGCTATCAGGTCGCCGGCCAGCAGGGCACCGTCGAAACTCTCGATAAGCTGAAAGAGCTTGGCTTTACCTGGGCGACCAGGGCCGGCGTCTCGATCGGAATTTCGGACATGATCATTCCGAAAGAGAAAGAGACCGAACTGCAGAACGCCTACAAGTCGATCAAGACGGTGGAGCAGCAGTATCGCAAGGGCATCATCACGGACGGCGAGCGTTACAACAAGATCATCGACATCTGGACGCACGCTGGCGACGAAATCTCGAACGTCATGTTCCGCACTCTCGAGCACAACGAAGGGCGCAAGGAATTGAACCCGGTCTATTTGATGGTGGACTCGGGCGCGCGGGGCAATCGCCAGCAGGTGAAACAGCTGGCCGGCATGCGCGGATTGATGGCGAAACCTTCGGGCGAAATCATCGAGCGGCCGATTACCTCGAATTTCCGGGAAGGCTTGAGCGTGCTCGAGTATTTCATCTCGACGCACGGCGCCCGCAAGGGTCTGGCCGACACCGCTCTGAAGACGGCGGACTCCGGTTACCTCACCCGCAAACTCGTGGACGCATCCCAGGACGTGATCATCAACGAGATGGATTGCGGAACGGTCAACGGCATCACGGTTCGCTCGATTTACGAAGGCGACGAAGAAGTGGTCGATCTTTCGACCCGCATCATCGGCCGGGTGAGCTGCGAGTCGGTGGTTGATCCCGTGACGAAGAAGAAGGTTGTGAAAGCGAACCAGCTCATCGACGAACATATTGCCGCGGCGATCGAGAAGGTCGGCGTGGAGAGCCTGAAGATTCGCTCCGTGCTTACCTGCGAATGCGGACGCGGCGTCTGTGCGCAATGCTACGGGCGCAACCTCGCGACGGGGCAGTTCGTGAAGCTGGGCGAAGCGGTCGGCATCATTGCCGCGCAATCAATCGGCGAACCCGGCACGCAGCTGACGATGCGGACGTTCCACATCGGCGGCACGGCGAGCCAGACGTTCAAGCAGCCAATCATCAAGGCGAAGAACGACGGTACCCTGCAGTTCAACGACCTCCGCACAGTGCAGGCGCTCGACGGCAGTTGGATCGTGTTGAACAAGAACGGCTCGATCGGCGTGCATAATGCCGAAGGCCGCGAGCTCGACCGTTATAACGTCGTGATCGGTTCAGTCATCTCGAAGCCGGACGGCGCCCAGGTAAAGAAGGGGGAGACCTTCGTGCAATGGGATCCGTATAACGTTCCAATTTTGACCGACAAGAGCGGTAAAATCGAATTCCGCGACATGATCGCGGGCGTAACGATCAAGCGCGACGTCGATGAAGCGACCGGCCTGATGGGCACCGTCATCATCGAGCACAAGGAAGATTTGCACCCGCAGATCGTGGTGGTCGGCGAGAAGAAGGAAGTGCTCGCGAGCTATTCCATTCCGGCGGGAGCCCACGTCATCGTCGAGGAAGGCCAGAAGATTCGGGCCGGCGCCTTGCTCGCCAAGACGCCTCGAAAGATTGCCAAAACCAAGGACATCACCGGCGGTCTGCCGCGGGTGGCCGAACTCTTCGAAGCGCGCCGTCCGAAAGACGCGGCGGAGATCGCGAAGATCGACGGCACCGTGGAAATGGGCGGGACAGTTCGCGGCAAGCGGAAGCTTATTCTCAAGGACCCCGAAACCGGCGCCGAAGAGGAACACCTTATCTCGCTGACCAAGCACATCATTGTTTTCAAGGGCGACTTCGTGAAGAAGGGCCAGCAGCTCACGGAAGGTCCTGTTGTGCCGCACGAAATCCTCGAGGTCTGCGGACCGCAGGATTTGCAGGAGCACCTCGTCAACGAAGTGCAGGAAGTCTATCGTCTCCAGGGGGTGGAAATTAACGACAAGCACATCGAGATCATCGTTCGCCAGATGTTGCGGAAAGTGAAGATCACCGATCCGGGCGACACCTCGCTCCTCTGGGGCGACCAGGTGGACCGCCTCGATTTCGAAGCGGAGAACTCCAAGGTCGTGGAGCAGGGCGGCAAGCCCGCGGAAGCGACTCCGGTTCTGCTCGGCATCACCAAGGCCTCGCTCGAGACCGACAGCTTCATCTCGGCGGCGTCGTTCCAGGATACCACGCGCGTTCTGACCGAAGCGGCCACGTTGGGCAAGGTCGATCGTCTCCGCGGCTTCAAGGAAAACGTCATCATGGGCCATCTCATCCCGGCGGGCACAGGCTTCCCGGCGGTGCGCGAGATCAAACTCGTGGAGCTCGGCGAGCAAGTCGGGACTTCGCTGGTCGAGGAACCCGAAGCGCGGCCGGCGCTCGGATAGTGGGGAATTGGAGTGATGGAGTAGTGGAGTGATGCATAGCGCAAAACCCCATTACTCCAGCACTCCATTACTCCATTTCCCCCTCCACTGATGTCCATCGCGACCAAAACCGGTGACGAAGGCGACACCTCGCTCATGTATGGGCGCCGCGTCCCCAAGACCGATGCCCGCGTCGAAGCCTACGGATGCGTTGACGAGCTGAACTCCGCGCTCGGCCTCGCCCGGGCCGCCACCACCGATCCTTTTCTCACCGAACAAATCCTCGCTCTCCAGAAAGAGCTCGTCATCGTGATGGGCGAGCTGGCCACTGCCGCCGAAGACATGGAACGCTACCGGCGCGACGGCTTCCAGGTCACCGCCGCCGCCATGACCGATCGCCTGACCGATCTGGTCCATCAGCTCGAAAAAGGCCGCAGCTTCAAGGACTGGTCGACGCCTGGCGCCAATCCGACCGCCGCCGCCTTCGACCACGCCCGCACCACCTGTCGCCGCGCCGAGCGTCGCGTCGCCGCTCTCCTCGACACCCCGAACGTCAACCGCGAACTCCTCCGCTACCTCAACCGCCTCTCCGACGCTCTCTGGCTCCTCGCCCGCAAGGCGGAGTGATCAGGGAAGTGACGCCAGGAAGTGACGTGTGATATGTGACATGAGTCTGGCGCGCCATCTTTCACGTCACACGTCGCTTCTCTGCTCACGTCACTCGTCACATGCCCGCCAAGCCATAGTCCCGCGACTGCGGGACGAAGGCTGGTCACTTTC encodes the following:
- the rpoC gene encoding DNA-directed RNA polymerase subunit beta' — protein: EKRMLQEAVDALFDNGRHGRAVTGAGNRPLKSLSDMLKGKGGRFRQNLLGKRVDYSGRSVIVIGPELKLHQCGLPKKMALVLFEPFIIRRLKDLGYVHTVRSAKKMIERQTPEVWDILEEVTKGHPVLLNRAPTLHRLSIQAFEPQLIEGEAIRIHPLVCTAYNADFDGDQMAVHVPLSVEAQMEARMLMLAPNNIFSPSSGKPITTPSQDITLGCYYLTQNPRRAAGSEKETRLPLFENAIEVEFAMADGKVRVHDRIRYKNPNFGTETVYGNANDRVIETTAGRVMFNEIWPTAMGFFNKAAGKKQLTDIIWRCYQVAGQQGTVETLDKLKELGFTWATRAGVSIGISDMIIPKEKETELQNAYKSIKTVEQQYRKGIITDGERYNKIIDIWTHAGDEISNVMFRTLEHNEGRKELNPVYLMVDSGARGNRQQVKQLAGMRGLMAKPSGEIIERPITSNFREGLSVLEYFISTHGARKGLADTALKTADSGYLTRKLVDASQDVIINEMDCGTVNGITVRSIYEGDEEVVDLSTRIIGRVSCESVVDPVTKKKVVKANQLIDEHIAAAIEKVGVESLKIRSVLTCECGRGVCAQCYGRNLATGQFVKLGEAVGIIAAQSIGEPGTQLTMRTFHIGGTASQTFKQPIIKAKNDGTLQFNDLRTVQALDGSWIVLNKNGSIGVHNAEGRELDRYNVVIGSVISKPDGAQVKKGETFVQWDPYNVPILTDKSGKIEFRDMIAGVTIKRDVDEATGLMGTVIIEHKEDLHPQIVVVGEKKEVLASYSIPAGAHVIVEEGQKIRAGALLAKTPRKIAKTKDITGGLPRVAELFEARRPKDAAEIAKIDGTVEMGGTVRGKRKLILKDPETGAEEEHLISLTKHIIVFKGDFVKKGQQLTEGPVVPHEILEVCGPQDLQEHLVNEVQEVYRLQGVEINDKHIEIIVRQMLRKVKITDPGDTSLLWGDQVDRLDFEAENSKVVEQGGKPAEATPVLLGITKASLETDSFISAASFQDTTRVLTEAATLGKVDRLRGFKENVIMGHLIPAGTGFPAVREIKLVELGEQVGTSLVEEPEARPALG
- a CDS encoding cob(I)yrinic acid a,c-diamide adenosyltransferase; its protein translation is MSIATKTGDEGDTSLMYGRRVPKTDARVEAYGCVDELNSALGLARAATTDPFLTEQILALQKELVIVMGELATAAEDMERYRRDGFQVTAAAMTDRLTDLVHQLEKGRSFKDWSTPGANPTAAAFDHARTTCRRAERRVAALLDTPNVNRELLRYLNRLSDALWLLARKAE